The Miscanthus floridulus cultivar M001 chromosome 17, ASM1932011v1, whole genome shotgun sequence genome has a window encoding:
- the LOC136516831 gene encoding uncharacterized protein has product MASSKISLKLLVETKSKRVLFAEAGNDFVDFVFSLLTLPIGAVAKLVSAGTMHGSVGRLYQSVDHMGSSYLLPGADKAELLQPGVLHPDARHQLLLHPSPRANASTAAAAANGDGGEVVEEEEERQQPRLPKFKPYACATAGKCAMVTMERDAACPKCKLPMATEMTFVMPSAAPRAGAGKGGGGKGVDDEEERGGGGGYVKGLVTYMVTDGLEVTPMSAISSITLINKFSSGKDVELAEKYVSVGMDEGLGLLRAALSSDTVLSDVFLARKK; this is encoded by the exons ATGGCTTCCTCCAAGATCTCGCTGAAGCTGCTGGTGGAGACGAAGTCGAAGCGGGTCCTGTTCGCGGAGGCCGGCAACGACTTCGTCGACTTCGTGTTCAGCCTGCTCACCCTCCCGATCGGCGCCGTGGCGAAGCTCGTGTCGGCGGGCACCATGCACGGCAGTGTGGGCCGGCTGTACCAGAGCGTGGACCACATGGGCTCCTCGTACCTGCTCCCGGGCGCCGACAAGGCGGAGCTGCTCCAGCCCGGGGTGCTGCACCCGGACGCGCGCCACCAGCTGCTGCTACATCCATCTCCTCGCGCAaacgcctccaccgccgccgccgccgccaacggcGACGGAGgagaggtggtggaggaggaggaggagcggcagcaGCCGCGGCTGCCCAAGTTCAAGCCGTACGCGTGCGCCACCGCCGGGAAGTGCGCCATGGTGACCATGGAGCGCGACGCCGCGTGCCCGAAGTGCAAGCTGCCGATGGCCACCGAGATGACCTTCGTCATGCCGTCCGCCGCGCCGAGGGCCGGTGCTGGTAAAGGAGGCGGCGGGAAAGGCGTGGATGACGAGGAGgagcgcggcggtggcggcgggtatGTGAAGGGACTGGTGACGTACATGGTCACCGATGGGCTGGAGGTGACGCCCATGTCGGCGATCTCGAGCATCACGCTAATCAACAAGTTCAGCTCCGGTAAGGACGTCGAGCTCGCCGAGAAGTACGTCAGCGTCGGCATGGACGAG GGGCTCGGCCTGCTGCGGGCGGCGCTTAGCTCCGACACGGTCCTCTCCGACGTGTTCCTGGCGAGGAAGAAGTGA